The region TAATACTTGATCTGGTCAATCTCAATGTCAAAGAATGAAAGACGCAAGCCCAAATCTCGGCTATATGTGTCAGTTGTAATTAAATCGATAATATCGCCACGCTTAGCAAACTCGCCTGCCACACTTGGCAAACTAACTTGTTTGAAGCCTAATTTGACTAATTCTTTCGCCAAATCAGTCGGACTAATAGTTTGGCCAACTTCCAAATTTAACGCTAAATCCTTTAAGGCGCTAGGTGGCAAAATCGGGTCAAATAAAGCTTGTCCGTTTACAAGTATAATAACTTGCTCTTTTTTAGCTTTCACTTGCAATAAAGCATTCAAGCTTGCAATCTGTTGCCAGCTATCTTCCTGACTTACGCTATCTACTGTGCCATAATTAATTGTGCGTGGCTGAAAGGTAATAAGTTTGTCAGCTGGCCAATATGTAGCTAAGCCCGCCTGCCAAGTTTGCACGGCAAATTCGCTATCCAACAAGATAGCCAATGTCCGTTTGCCTTGCTTGGCAAGTGCAGCTACGAGATAATATTTTTGCGTTTCAAACAAACCATTTAGGTTGAAACGAGCTGCTTTATCTGTCTTGCAAGCATTTAACAATTTGACAAAATTAGAGTCATTGCCCGCCTGGGCTAATAATTCTTGCATTTCATCCATAATCTACTCTGACTTAATACCTTCTTCGCCTTAATGCCTTCTTCTGAAAATTGGCCCTTAACCTAATCTTCATCTGTCTAACTTAATTGTTTAACTAATCCTGTCTGCTATTTTTCTACTTCCATTTACAGCTTGATTGCTTTTGTCTGCTATTTGGCTTCTTCAGTTTGCTGTATGGAAGCTTCAATTTGCTGCTTGGTTGCTTTGGCCTGCAATTTGGCTTGGCGTTCAGCTAACTTTGCTAAAGTGCTGGCATTTTGGCTATGCAAAACATTGACCGCCTGTTTGGCATTGCTCTTGCCCATAGCCTGCACAAATGTCTGTATGCGTTTCGCTAAAGCCGGCAAAGCCTGTTGTTTTTGGCTTGGAATTTTGCTCAAAACGAAGTCAACTATGCTGTATTGTTCAGGAATAGGACCAGCTCCGATTCGTAAGCGCGGGAAATTAGTCGACTTCACGTGTTGAACAATCGACTTCATACCGTTATGTGTGCCAGCGCCACCTTTGTCTCGATAACGCAAGTCGCCAAACGGTAGTTCAAAATCATCATACAAAACTAAAAGCTGTTCTGGCTCTAGCTTGAAATAATCTAGGCAAGCTTTGACCGCTTCACCTGAATTGTTCATGTATGTAACTGGCTTTAACAAATAAAACTGTTCATCGCCCAGCCTGAATTTCTGAAAATAGCCTTTGAATTTGATAGTGCTAAAGCTTAGCTTATATTCCTCAGCCAAGCTATCTAACATAATAAAGCCCAAGTTGTGCCATGTAAGTTCATATTCACGCCCTACATTGCCTAACCCGACGATTAAATGTTCTGTCATTTCTGTTTATTCCTAATATTCTCTTTCTCGCGCCGTTCTTCCTGTTTTTGGCTCAAATGATTTCTTAAAACGGTGCCACTTTTATATTCTTGCATTTTTTCCGACTTAATGTAAGTCAATGATACATGGTCGTTAACTAGATTTTGCGCTTGCAGCTCTGAATTTTGCACAAGTGAGAAGCTGTCAACCTGGCAATCATCGCCAAGTACCGACTGTCTAATTTCTGTAAAAGCGCCAATTCTGTTGTCCTGACCTAGTTTGCACTCAGTTAGAACTGCTCGTTCAACTTTGGTATTAGCTCCAATTATAGCTGATTTCAATGTACTAAACGGTCCTATTTCACAGTTCGTGCTAATCTGACAGCCATCCAAAAGCACAACGTTAGGCCCAACGACTGTATCAGCGCCAATTCTAACATCATAGTCAATTTGGCAGGTATCTGGATCAACGATTGTCACACCTCTCAGCATGTGATAATCACAGATACGCTGGTTCATAATATAGATTACATCATCCAACTCCGCTCTAGTTTTAACACCTAAAACTTCCAGCGAATAAGCTTCAACTGTTTCAACTTTTTGGCCATCAGCTAATAACAATTTGATAATATCGCTCAATTCATAAGGTCGATCATTGCCGAGTTTAGCGCCAATTTTGCCTAATGCGGACAACAATAAGCTTGTGTCAAAGCAATAAATGCCGCTTGAAACTTCAACTAAGTCGTTACGCATTCTAGGTGTCAAATTACGGCTACGACTAAAGAAGCCACCACTTTCAGTGAAGAAATCAACTGATTGATTAAATTTCGGGGCTGATTTCAAATCGCAAACTTCGCCGTTACTATCACGGCAAACTTCTTCATATGTCAAATTGAGTTCTTTGGCTATATGAGCTGTTAGAAAAGCGCAAGCACATTTCGTTTCTTCAAAGCGTCTGACAAGCTTAACTAATGTCTGTGGACGAATCAATGGTATATCAGCTGGACAAACTAAAATTGCGCCATCAACGCCCTCCAAGAAACTTGCTGCTTTGGCCGTGGCATGACCTGTGCCAAGTGGGCGTTCCTGCAACATGTAAATCATGTTCTCGCCAACAGTTTTGCGAATTTCAGCTTGTTGATAACCAACGACATAAACCTGTTCGCTTGCGCCGGCTTGTTTCAACGCTTCTTTCACCCACAAAATCATCGGTCGACCAGCTACTTTTTGCAACAACTTGCTCGTCCTAGATTCCATACGGCTACTAGTACCAGCTGCCAACACGAAGGCTCCATTTAACATCGCTTGCACCTCTTTCATGAGCTCTAGTTCAATGATAGGCGTATCAGCGCACTTTACGATTAAGATATTGTAAAAGTCTCTAAAACATTTAGGCCGTTAAAAGGCCAACTTAATAAGCTAAGTCTAAGCCCTTAATTTCAGGCACAGCTTAGCCTACTTCTTATATTTTTCAATGTCTAAGCTTCAGCCTGAACACCTTAATTTCAGCATAAATACCTTACAATCTAAGTTAATTATCCACATTACATTTTCTAAATTTAGTAATCTAAGCTTATGCCTGTATTTCGTCCAAAAAAGCCTATTAAAGCACGAAAATTGTCCACAATTCCACATCTTTTCGCTGTAAATGCAGTTTTAGGCGGCTGATTCATGACAATCATGTTACTTTCCCGAGAGAATAAGCTAATTAAATTACAGCTTCATTACGTAAGCCTGCAGCAGATTGCGTTTTGTTACACACTTATCCACCTGATTGGATCTGTTTCAGCTCAGCTAAAAGCTTATGCAGATTCTTTCCAGTTTAAATAAGTTGCCAAATATTTTATATAAACTTGTTTTGCCAAAATAACCATTTGCCATGGCTTCTATATGCCAATTCCTAGGCATTATTCGCAATTTAAGCTACTAATTTGAGTTTGCCTAATAAGTAGAGTACAATAAGGTGATTTTTCTAAAATAAGGAAGTTAGGAAATGAAAAAGACAACTTTTTTTAAGCAAATTTTACGCTATCTAGGCCTGATTATTTATTTGGGCATTCTAGTTTTAGGCTGTACGCCAATTTATATGGCTATGGTCTTTGGTAAAGTGGCCCCTGACGCACTGCTTATGCAATTTTTGTCGCCACAATCTGGCACACCTTTCGCCTATTATCTTAAATATCTCTGTTTCAGTTTTTTACCGGCTTTAATCATTTGGCTGGCTACAATTTACGCTTGGAAAAAGGCTAAGCAACTCACAGCAAACAAGCAAAGAAAGGCGCATATCGCTATTTCTTGTGTAGCTGTTATATTGTGTGTGCTTTCTTGTTACAGCTTTGAAAGCTATACAGGTATCAGCCACTATGTCTACAGCCGTATGCACGAAAACACTTTGATTGCTGATTACTACGTACCAACTAAAGAGGTTAAATTAAAATTCCCCGAAAAGAAACATAACCTCATCTATATCTGGTCTGAATCGATGGAAGCTTCTTACCAAGATCCAGCTAACGGCGGTTGTATGAAAGAGAACTTAATTCCTGAGTTGACGAAATTAGCCAACGAAAATTACTCTTTCTCCCTAAACAACAAAGCTGGCGGCTTTATTCCAGTCCAAACAGCTACCTATACTTTAGGTTCAATGGTGGCTCAGATGAGCGGTTTACCTTGGATTACACCATTTAGAGAGCCAAATGACACTCCTCCTGGTGCCTTTTTACCTGGTGCATGGAATTTGGGCGATATTTTAGAAAAAGTTGGTTACAAGAACGTCTTCTTGTCTGGCGCTTCTGCTAAATTTGGCCGTCAGGAAAACTGGTTCCTCCAACATGGTAATTATGAAGTTATTGACTTAAACACACTCCGCGAAACTGGTAAGGTGCCTAAAGATTACCTCAAGTTCTGGGGCGTAGAAGATCAGAAACTCTTTGGTTTTGCCAAAGAAAAGTTGACTGAGTTAGCTAAATCAGACCAACCATTCAATTTGCAATTGGAACTCATGGATACACACGGTCCAGAAGGCTGGCCAACACCTGGTTACACTAGCGATAAGTATCCAGATGATAAATATGCCGAAGTGCTAGTCGGCGCTTCCAAGATGATCAACGAATTCATCGACTGGGTAAAAGAGCAGCCATTCTACAAAGACACAACCATCATCATTGTGGGTGACCACTTCACAATGGCGCCTGATTATCACAAGCGTTATCTGCCAAATGAAAAGCCATCTGTCTACAACTGTATCATCAACCCGCTTTTAGCTGATATGGACAAGAGTAAGCTCAAATTGAAAAACCGTACAGCAGTTACGATGGATATGTTCCCAACTACCCTCGCTGCTTTGGGCGTTGAAATTGATGGTAACAAGTTGGCTCTCGGCACGAACTTATTCAGTCAGGAAGATACTTTGGCTGAGCAAATTGGCTTAGATAAGCTCAATGACGCCTTTAGACAAAATTCTAATTTCTATAATAAGAATTTCTTGCATCCAGATTGGTTGAAAAAGCCAGAGCAATAACAGTTTGCTAATTAGCCTTATAACTGTAAAAATTAATTAGCCCGTACAATTGTACGGGCTTTGTTTTGCTTTTCGCTTAATTTCCTCGCTTTTCGCCTAATTATGCCATGTTTTTAGGCGATTATTCAAGAATTAGGCGATTAATGTTTTACGTTGATTAAGCCCTCTGGCCGGCCTGTTTCGACCTTTTTCGCCATCAAATAAAGATAATCTGCATCATCCTCATGGCTGACTTGTAATTTACCCTCGACGTACAGCCAATCCTTGTCTTTGTATTGGCTCACATTAAAGTGTTCAGGAAATCTAACTTCAAAGCCAGGCATACCATCATAGGCGCAGCAACCTGGACCATAGCGAATGACGAAATAACGTGTTATTTGCTTAGCTTTGTCATATAGGCTAACAAATACACCCTCGTAGGCAATGGTCTGATTCAAATAATTTTTGTAATTTGCATAAATTTCATTGGTTAAGAGCACAAATTGCTTCTCATAAATTGGCAAATAGTCGCTGCCATCTTCGGCCTTGCCCGTTGGCAGATGCTCAGTTCGAATACTATTTTGTTTGTCTGCCCCTAATTTACGTTCAAAATCTAATTCACCCTTAGCCGTATAAAATGGCGATTTAGCATTTTTGAACACATCAGCTAAGGCCTCTGTCTGCTTGGCCTTTTGGCAAGCGCTTAACAAACTTAAGCTAAAAAAAACAAGCCCAATAAAGATAGCTAAATGTTTATTAAACTTAACTTTTTTAGTAGCTAACTTTTGTTTAATGACTATAACTAGTTTAACCAAAGCAAAAATTAAAGCATGCACCGTCACAATCGCTGCCCCTGATGGCAAATACAGCTGATACGAAATGAACAAGCCGAGATAAAAGCCCAATAATGCAACGAAAAGGCTGTAAATTTGCGCCTGTCTCTCTGTTTTGGCTAACTGTCTAGCGGTAAGTGGTGGTAAGAGTAAAAGCGCCGATAGAAGCAATGTTCCCATGATTTTTAAGCCAGCGGCTAATAAGAAACTTAACAGCATAGCAATTGCTAGATTTAACTTAACTGGTAATAATTTGGCTGCTAAATAGAACTCAGCGTCCAGCTGCCAAGCAAAGAGATATGGCTTTAGCCAAAAATAAGCTGCTATAACGACCAAACACAAAGCAATTATCACGAACATTTCGCCCTGTTCAATCACTAGCACTGAGCCAAACATAAAATTGCAAATATCTAACGTCATGCCCTGAGTGTAGGCAATCAAACAAATACCTAAGGCTAGAGCGACATTACTTAAAAGTGCCAATAAGCTATCTGTCAGCAATTTTGTTCTTTCCCGCCGCTGAAAAACTTCATAGCTAGTTGCAGTAACTAAGCCCAAACTAACTAAAATACTTGGTAACTGTGTAAGCGTGCCTAGCGCTACACCTAAAAAAGCTACATTCGCCAAACTTTGAGTAAGCAAAGCAAGCCGTTTGCTTAGCAAAATAGAGCCAACTAGCGCACAAGCAATGACAAGCAGGCTACCTGTTATAATGGCTCTTTTTACAAAGGGATACGCTAAAATTTGTAGAAAATCTATCATTTCTTAACCTCGGTCAAAAGAGGAAAATGCAAGCAGGTGTAATCAGACCAAAGATTTTCTGGATCATGACTGATTTGAATTAGGCAACTATTAGCGACAATATATTTGGCAAAAATGGCTGGTAATTTCTGAATCGTGGCTTGATCTAAGCTACTCCACGCTTCATCCATTAAATATAAATCAGCCTGGCCTAACAAAGCACGCACCAATAACAGCTTCTGTTTTTGGCCGAAAGATAAGGCGCTAACTGGCAGCTCCAAGCTTGTCTCTAACTTAAAATCATTAACTAAGCTTGTGTAACGTTTAGCTAAATTAGCAAGCATGTTTGGTGCATTTAGCTTTAACTTGCTTTTATGTTTCTGCTGGCGCTTAATAAGTTCAATTGCGTTATTTAAAAATTCTTTGGCCGTATAAATGAAGCCGTCAGCTAACTGTAATTGCTGAGGGAGGTAGATCACGCTTTTAGCTTCCGAAATAAGTCTACCGCTTGTCAAAGTGCGCCTATTTGCAAGAATCTGTATCAATGTACTTTTGCCACTACCATTTTTGCCCCGCAAAATATAACGCCCACCTGCAACAAACTCATAGTTAAGTTCAGTAAAAATTGCCTTATGATTGTCGTTATATGTATAGCTCGCAGCTTCCAATTTAAGCATCCAAGGCTCCCCTTTCCAAAACATAATCGTGTGTCGCTAAGTCCAATAAAGCCAAATTACTTTTTAAAAGTTCGAACAGCGTAAATGAGTTCTCTAACTCAACTTGGCTAACTGTGTGGCCTGTTCTAAACAAAGCTATGTAGCGTTTGGCTAACTTTTTAGGCTCAGTTGAAGCTGCTGGCACTTCGTCTCTTTTCTCCTCCACTGACGTCTCAGGCTCTGACTCTACTGTTCCTGTCTCAGTTGACGCCTTTGACTCTCTTCCTAGCTCAATTGATGACTCTCGCGCTAGCTCTGTTTGGGAACGTTGAACGTTATGTTTGGACAAAGTCTTAAGATAAGCTTCAGCTTGTGTGGCTGTAATTTCAACTGTACTGTCTGTCAAAACCTGGGCTAATTTAGCTTGGCCAAATTCTGTGTAAAAAACTAGACGAATGTCATTTTGAGAAACAAAGTCATGCAAATTCGTCAATGTCTGCAAATTAGGATCTAGCTGATGGCTGCAACTGTTAAAAGCCGCTTTGGCCTCCAAATTGTAGTCATGGCAGAGATAGCGCAAAGGAAAGCGATCAGCAAAAACTAAAGTTCGCTTGCTAGCTGTCTGAAAACAGTCTGTATACGCTTGATCTAGCGCTTGCCAATGCTGAAGCCAAGCCTCTAGCTGTTTGGTGAGATAGGTCTTAAAAGCAGGCAAATAATCTGGATAAATTTGCTGAACCTTGGCTATAAGCTGTTGGCCCAAAGCCTTTAATAAAGTAATTTGACGTTTGGTTGAAAGCCAAATATGAACATCCTTTATCGGAGCTTGGACAGCTTGTGCTTCTATACTTGTGGCTGTATCCTGGTCCAATAAATCCACATGTTCACTCAAAGTAAAAACGGTCAAATGTGCTTTGGCTGTCTCACTTAGGCTCTTTAATAGACGTGCAAATTGCAAATCCAACTCTCCACCTACCATAAGTAACATGTCAGCTTGTTCTAAGCTTAAACTCGTTTGCACTGACGGTTCAAATGTGTGCGGATCTGAGCCAGCTTTGCTAAGTAATTCCAAGCTGAGCTTAAAGGGTAAATTGGGTTGTCCATGCTCAAGCTTTGAATCAGCTTTAATTTGCGTGAACAATAAAGTATTGGCTAAGTCATAAGCTGGGAAAGCAGTTGCAACTAGCTTTAGTTCTGGTTGTTTATCAGAGTGAGCTGAATTGTTCGCCAATTTGGGCGCATGATTCTCAGCTTTGCAAGCTGTAAGCAGCATAATTAAAGTTAAAAAGATAGCAAAAAATTGCTTGACAGCTTTGTGGCTAGCTACGGCCATGTGCTTAAATTGAGATATGGCTTGTTTAATCAAGTGCTTTGCACCTCATTAATGTTTAGCTTTGGCAAAATTTGCAGAGGCCATAGATGAAAGTCATCTCAAAATCGATCTGAAAGCCGTGTTCTTTGAAGATGTGTTGCATGATCTCTACTGTTTGGTCGCAGGTCATATGATCCAAGCGTCCGCAATTAATGCATTTCAGATGGAAATGGACGTCTTTCTCATCCTCCTCAAATACAAAGCGATAATAGGCTGATTTCTCGTTAGGCAAAAAGTATTTCTCAACTCTGCCCTCACGATACAAAGCTTCCAAATGGCGATAACAAGTTGTCAGGCTAGCTACATAGCCCTTTTTCTGTAAAACAGCAGCTAATTGGGAGCTTGTTAATGGCTCTGTGTTCTTGCGTAAATAATTCAGGATTGCCTCACGCTGTTTGGTTTTGTACTTAAAAACAGTCACGTCGATGCCTTCTTTTCTAGGCATAAAATATGTCAGTTATTAAGAAATGATCATTCATTCTTGCCACCAATTATAGCATCAATTGCATTGCAATTTCAAATTTAGAATAATTTGTAAATATGTATTCAAGTGCTGCTGAATGTAACAAGAGCAGCCATATACGGCTGCTCGGCTAGATTAAATTTAGTCACGAATTAATGTTTACGCTTATAACTCAATGCACCTATTGCAAGGAAAGCCAAGCCTAATTGGCTAAGCACTGCTGTAGTTTCACCTGTTTTAGCTACCCGACCAGGTTTGACTGGTTCAGATGGTATATAAGGTACAGGTGGAATTGATGGTGCTGGCGGAGTTGGTGGAGTTGGTGGGGTTGGCGGTGTTGGTACTGGCGGCTTGTCAGTTTTGCTATTTACTACTTCAATTTTGAACAATCTATTACCCTTTAGCACTTCTACTTTAATATTTTTCACCTGTATCACTTGCTGATTATCTGCGCTAGCCAAATTAGCATCTTTACCAGTAAGCAACAATAAATTAGGTACCTTAATGTGGGTTGTATCACCCTTAACTTCAAGGATAATATCATAATTTAATCGCCAAGGCTCTAAGCCTTTTGCGTTCTCTCCTTCATTGGCGTCATAATAGCTTACTTCAGCCTTAGCAGTATATATTGGTATGTTTTCAAATTTTGCTGTTCCTGACCATTGGGTAGCATTTTCAGTCATAGTCATTGTACTGCTTGCTAACTTGGTTCCATTATTGTCTTTCAAAATGTAATTAACCTTGAAATCCTGCCACTTGCCTGTATTTGCATCAAACACTTTATATTCTGGATGTTCTTTATAATATTTTTCTGCGCTACCCTTACTTTCATCTGTAAAAAATTGTGGGCGGCTAAGTTCAAATGCTAATAATTTAACTTCGTTTGTCTTGCTAATCTTTATTTTATACTTTTCAGAATTAAGTTCTTTTACATAGACCAATTTTTCAATATCTTGTCCATCAACCTGAGCTGGCAGATCTTCAAAGGTATGACTAAAATCATGCGCTTTGTCTAAAATTGCTTTTTCAACCAACCAATCAAGCTCACCGTACTTTGCTCTTAACTCAATTTCTACATCTTCACTCTTTAAGCCATCTGCCCATATTTTGACAACTTTAATATTCTTACGTGGTTCATCTACACCCATATAAATCGTGCCATTAGAGCCAATTCCACCGCCACGGGTAGCTGATTTGTTACCGCTGATGATGACTTTAGCTAATTTTTTGACTTTCTCACTTACGACAGCATGCGAATTGAGTGCGATACTTTTGCCACTCGGCAACGTGCCTTTTAATTTATCATCGGGAAAAGGATTACCGTCGGTATCATGCCAATCATATGGCGTACCACCCAACATACGCTTAGCTATGTCATATTTAGCTTCGCCGCTATGCAGACCATAATTTCTGGAAGAGAGCATATAGATGTCTTTAGCTTGCTTACCTTGAGCCTGATTGCCCGCTATGATACAGCCGTCCTTAATATACATATAGGGTTTGGAAACAGGGCAGGCTGCTAAACCAGAGCCTGTATCTGAAGCATGGTTATCAGTGATCAAAGCATTAGTTAAATGCAACTCGCCATTTTTGTTATAGTAGTCCTGGCCCTGAATTTTCATTACATCAGGTCCACCGTTCACATAAATACCGCCGCCACCAAACTCTTTCTGCGTTACACCTTTACCATCCATGCTGTTATTGATAATCATGCCGGCACTGATGTTGGCTTTTGCCATTTTACAGTTAACCATACCTGCCTGCACAAAGATACCGCCACCAGAAGCTCCAGCTGTATTGGCCTCGATCACACCACCGGTCATGGTCAAAGTATCATAACCGTCGCTCCATTGGTTTGAGCCAACACTGATGCCACCGCCAACTTCATCGGCGCGATTTTCTTTAATGACAGCATTAGCACCAAATTGCAGCTTAGAACCATTATAAAGTAACACACCGCCACCAGCGGAATAATACTGACCGTATGCTCTATCACGCACTAATTTGGCAAGATTATTCTTAATAACGCCACCTGTCATTTGCATATTGGCTGTACCTAAATAAATGCCGCCGCCATAGGTAGCTTCATTATTTTGGATAGTACCGCCTGTCATGTTAACTGTACCTTTGTAAGCATATATAGCGCCGCCTGAACTTGCATTATTAGGATCTTTATCTTTAACTTGATTGTTCTGCAAAACACAGCCATCAACTATATTGAGCGTACCACAAACACATACTAAGGATTTTTCAGCTACTACATTTTCACGATTGCCGTCAATAATAATATCTTTTAAGCTCGCTTCCGTGTTTGTTTCTACTTTGAATAAGTAGCCTTTATAATCAGGGGCACGATAAATTTGCGCCTTGCTACCGCTTAGGTTAATTTCGCCGCTGATTACAGTTTCGCTGTTTACATAGATTTTCGTTATATTCGGATTTGCTACTGCTAGCTCCCTAGCTTTTGAAAATGTTTTTACTTGTGTAGCCGAGCTTAATCCGTCATTATCATCGTCACCATCTTTGCCACTCAAATAAATCGCCCTTAATGTAGTAACAGGTTTTACTTCCCTTAACTCGCTAACATTAGCTCTTGCTTCTAATGAAGCTTCAGTTTGCAGTTTTTCGGAGCTAGGTGTACTAGTCGTTGCAAGTTTAGCTTCTGTTTCTGGTGCTGTGGATTGCTCTCTATCCTCCACTGGCTTATCTGATTCAGCAAGTTCTTTCTCGCTAGCATTTTCCTGACTTATAGCCACTTTATCAGGTTCAGATTTACTTGCAACTCCCCTATTTACGTCATCTACAAGCTTTTCGTTAGCTTCTCCCCCCACTGAATTAGGGATAGAATCGTTCGTAGCTAATGCTTTAGGACTTAATAAACTACTCATACCTAAAGCTGAAACCATTAAAAGCGCTAAACAGTTACGTTTCAAATTTTTCATTTCCAGCTCCTTTGCTTTATATCAGGTGTTTACACCTAGATACAAACGTATCCTATCCTACGTACGCAAAGCAAGCACAACAATATTAAGTATACAAGTCATTAAGCTAGAAATAAGCTAAAACACTCAGCAATTAGCTAAATAGCCCGGATCAAGGCCATCAGATACACAACGACAA is a window of Amygdalobacter nucleatus DNA encoding:
- a CDS encoding ABC transporter ATP-binding protein; the protein is MLKLEAASYTYNDNHKAIFTELNYEFVAGGRYILRGKNGSGKSTLIQILANRRTLTSGRLISEAKSVIYLPQQLQLADGFIYTAKEFLNNAIELIKRQQKHKSKLKLNAPNMLANLAKRYTSLVNDFKLETSLELPVSALSFGQKQKLLLVRALLGQADLYLMDEAWSSLDQATIQKLPAIFAKYIVANSCLIQISHDPENLWSDYTCLHFPLLTEVKK
- a CDS encoding metal ABC transporter substrate-binding protein; this encodes MIKQAISQFKHMAVASHKAVKQFFAIFLTLIMLLTACKAENHAPKLANNSAHSDKQPELKLVATAFPAYDLANTLLFTQIKADSKLEHGQPNLPFKLSLELLSKAGSDPHTFEPSVQTSLSLEQADMLLMVGGELDLQFARLLKSLSETAKAHLTVFTLSEHVDLLDQDTATSIEAQAVQAPIKDVHIWLSTKRQITLLKALGQQLIAKVQQIYPDYLPAFKTYLTKQLEAWLQHWQALDQAYTDCFQTASKRTLVFADRFPLRYLCHDYNLEAKAAFNSCSHQLDPNLQTLTNLHDFVSQNDIRLVFYTEFGQAKLAQVLTDSTVEITATQAEAYLKTLSKHNVQRSQTELARESSIELGRESKASTETGTVESEPETSVEEKRDEVPAASTEPKKLAKRYIALFRTGHTVSQVELENSFTLFELLKSNLALLDLATHDYVLERGALDA
- a CDS encoding LTA synthase family protein, whose translation is MKKTTFFKQILRYLGLIIYLGILVLGCTPIYMAMVFGKVAPDALLMQFLSPQSGTPFAYYLKYLCFSFLPALIIWLATIYAWKKAKQLTANKQRKAHIAISCVAVILCVLSCYSFESYTGISHYVYSRMHENTLIADYYVPTKEVKLKFPEKKHNLIYIWSESMEASYQDPANGGCMKENLIPELTKLANENYSFSLNNKAGGFIPVQTATYTLGSMVAQMSGLPWITPFREPNDTPPGAFLPGAWNLGDILEKVGYKNVFLSGASAKFGRQENWFLQHGNYEVIDLNTLRETGKVPKDYLKFWGVEDQKLFGFAKEKLTELAKSDQPFNLQLELMDTHGPEGWPTPGYTSDKYPDDKYAEVLVGASKMINEFIDWVKEQPFYKDTTIIIVGDHFTMAPDYHKRYLPNEKPSVYNCIINPLLADMDKSKLKLKNRTAVTMDMFPTTLAALGVEIDGNKLALGTNLFSQEDTLAEQIGLDKLNDAFRQNSNFYNKNFLHPDWLKKPEQ
- the pth gene encoding aminoacyl-tRNA hydrolase → MTEHLIVGLGNVGREYELTWHNLGFIMLDSLAEEYKLSFSTIKFKGYFQKFRLGDEQFYLLKPVTYMNNSGEAVKACLDYFKLEPEQLLVLYDDFELPFGDLRYRDKGGAGTHNGMKSIVQHVKSTNFPRLRIGAGPIPEQYSIVDFVLSKIPSQKQQALPALAKRIQTFVQAMGKSNAKQAVNVLHSQNASTLAKLAERQAKLQAKATKQQIEASIQQTEEAK
- a CDS encoding Fur family transcriptional regulator — protein: MTVFKYKTKQREAILNYLRKNTEPLTSSQLAAVLQKKGYVASLTTCYRHLEALYREGRVEKYFLPNEKSAYYRFVFEEDEKDVHFHLKCINCGRLDHMTCDQTVEIMQHIFKEHGFQIDFEMTFIYGLCKFCQS
- a CDS encoding NTP transferase domain-containing protein is translated as MLNGAFVLAAGTSSRMESRTSKLLQKVAGRPMILWVKEALKQAGASEQVYVVGYQQAEIRKTVGENMIYMLQERPLGTGHATAKAASFLEGVDGAILVCPADIPLIRPQTLVKLVRRFEETKCACAFLTAHIAKELNLTYEEVCRDSNGEVCDLKSAPKFNQSVDFFTESGGFFSRSRNLTPRMRNDLVEVSSGIYCFDTSLLLSALGKIGAKLGNDRPYELSDIIKLLLADGQKVETVEAYSLEVLGVKTRAELDDVIYIMNQRICDYHMLRGVTIVDPDTCQIDYDVRIGADTVVGPNVVLLDGCQISTNCEIGPFSTLKSAIIGANTKVERAVLTECKLGQDNRIGAFTEIRQSVLGDDCQVDSFSLVQNSELQAQNLVNDHVSLTYIKSEKMQEYKSGTVLRNHLSQKQEERREKENIRNKQK
- a CDS encoding metal ABC transporter permease translates to MIDFLQILAYPFVKRAIITGSLLVIACALVGSILLSKRLALLTQSLANVAFLGVALGTLTQLPSILVSLGLVTATSYEVFQRRERTKLLTDSLLALLSNVALALGICLIAYTQGMTLDICNFMFGSVLVIEQGEMFVIIALCLVVIAAYFWLKPYLFAWQLDAEFYLAAKLLPVKLNLAIAMLLSFLLAAGLKIMGTLLLSALLLLPPLTARQLAKTERQAQIYSLFVALLGFYLGLFISYQLYLPSGAAIVTVHALIFALVKLVIVIKQKLATKKVKFNKHLAIFIGLVFFSLSLLSACQKAKQTEALADVFKNAKSPFYTAKGELDFERKLGADKQNSIRTEHLPTGKAEDGSDYLPIYEKQFVLLTNEIYANYKNYLNQTIAYEGVFVSLYDKAKQITRYFVIRYGPGCCAYDGMPGFEVRFPEHFNVSQYKDKDWLYVEGKLQVSHEDDADYLYLMAKKVETGRPEGLINVKH